The Parabacteroides sp. FAFU027 genome includes the window GAAGAATCTCCGTGGCCGCATTTTCACCGGCGCTATCGGACTGGCATTGACCATCCCAGCGGTCATGATGCTGGGATTCGGTGATAGCTTCTTTCTGATTTGGGGCGGTGCTTTGTGCTTCGGGTTCGGATTCGGAATGTTTGATGTGAATAACATGCCTATCCTCTGCCAGTTTGCATCGCCACGTTACCGAGCCACAGGCTACGGTCTGATGAATATGGCCGGCATCTCATCCGGTGCACTCATTACCACATTTCTTGGCAAGTCAGCTGACTCCGGTCATTTGAGCCGGGACATTGCCTTTCTGGCAATCTTTGTTGTGGTTGCATTGGTACTTCAACTACTCCTGCTTCATCCTAAAACAGCCAACAAAACTGACGATTAAAATTTTAAATTCAACGAAATACAAAGGCGCAAAGATGCAAGGGATAAGAATCTACCTTTGCGTCTTTGCGCCTTCGCATTTAATAAAAAGTCCCACCGCCCGAAAGCGATGAGACTATATAATCAATTATTTAGAGCCTGAAATTACTCTTTCAGCGTAACGCCAAGATTCAATGCCTCAACAGCCTTGCGAACAATTTCGCGTTCGCGGGGAAGGAAGTGTTGGAATGGTTCAGCCAGTTTATCGCTGCAAATACCCAACAGTCCGAGTACACATTTCACCCCTTTCAGGTAGCTTGAGCCATATTGACCCACATTGTAAACAGCACGGCTGATAGCCAATACTTTCTGCTGCAATTCACGCACTTTTTCCAAATCACCAGCTACAGAAGCGTTGTACAGCTCCACATAAAGTGACGGGAACATATTTGCACCACCGTTTACACCACCGTGAGCACCCAGCAATACTGATTCGGCAGTCATTTCCTCCGGTCCAACAAGTAAAGAAAACTCCGGCATATCACGCATCTCCTGACATACCGCCTGGAAATAGGAACCGCTACCCGAACTGTCTTTGAAACCTACGATTTTAGGATTCTGAGCCAAAGTGCGGATAGTAGCCGGACTAAAACTTACTTTAGTGTGTACCGGCATGTTGTACAGGAACAACGGCAAAGGCAATTGTTCGGTCAGGTGTTTGTAGAAATCAGTCAACTCAGGCTGAGCAGTTGCATAGTAATACGGTGGAGCAGAAACCACTGCTGCAGCACCACAATCAGCCGCTTTTTTAGCCAGGTTAACGCTTTCAACAATTGAAGTATCGGTGATACCGACCAAAACCGGTACGCGACCATCGACGATACGGCAGGTCTCTTCGATAACTTCGTGGCGAAGACGGTAGCTCAGGCTTTGCGCTTCACCGGTAGTACCCAGAATAAACAGACCATGAACGCCTCCGGCAATCACGTGATTAATCAGGCGTTCGAAGCCCTCTTTATCCAATGTGTCGCTATCGAGCAACGGGGTTACCAACGGAGGTATAATCCCTTTCAAAGGGCGTGGTAAGGTTGAATTTGACATAACAGTATATTTTTGTTTGAATTGAATTATCAATTATTTACCCTGAAACACCGATTTCAGATAGACGGCATTTGCCCCATAGTTTTTCTTCACGTTGTGCACATCTTTCACATCACGCGAACGCTCCACGACCAACCAGCCGCTCCAGCCCATTTTATCCAATGTAGCCTTAACTTTGGACATATCTAGCTTTGAATCGTTTTGAATCCAGACACTGTCGGTATTCGAGACATGAATCTGGGCAATGCGATTTTTTCCAAATACTTTAAGTTCAGAGCAGATATCCCGGTTTCCGCTGATGATATTGGCAAAGTTCACGGTAGCTTTGATTGACCTGGAGCCCACTGCATCTAGTATTTTCACCATTTCAGATGCAGAAATCTGCGATTGAATACCAATCACCACCTTCGCTTTTTCAGCCATTTTTGCCACCTCTTTCAGACGCGCAATAACGGTAGATGTAAACTCCGGTGAAGTTACCAGATTGGGATTTTCAATCGGAAGAAAGCCTTCTTTCACCTTCATCAGCTTCATAGTTTCGATGGCTGTTCCCACCAGACGGACTGCATCGGGACGTTTGGCAAATGACTGACCATAAAAGGCTGACATCGCGATAGTGGACATCTCCACTTTATATTTTGCAGCCTCTTTTCGGAATATAACCCGCATGGAGTCTTCAACCAGTTTATTGTCAAAGTTTTCACGCGTACCCAGTCCACCCATGTCGACAGTCACTCCGTCTGCTCCGATTTCTGACGCGAGCTTAAATTCGCCCAGCTTCTGACGTTTGAGAATCATCCAGTCACATACGGACACTTTATAGCGTTGTTTTTTTACAGAAAAAGCATTTTCGGGAAATAAGAAAAGCGAGCAAACCAACATCAATAATGCAGCCTGCCAAAAGGAAGTATTCGTGTTTTTCATTTCAATAGTTAATATCGTCACACAATGATTGACGAAAGCAAAAATAGAGGAGATTCAGTGGTGTAAGGTACACGTTTTCGCAAAAAAGAGGTAGAAATTGACAGTGTAAAAGAGACTGTACGCCTGTTGCTATAACCAAATATACGCCTATAATATATTGGGATATGCGACTGCCGTATATCAGGCTATGCGACTGTCGCATATTAGGCTATACGGGTGTCGCATATTCTAATATGCAGGTATCGAATACGAGGCTATACGACCATTGAATAAAAAAGAGAAGCCGCAGAAATGGATTTCCCTGCGGCTTCTCATTATTCATCGCCTTTCTCATTATCACTCGATCGTTGTTTGAGGAACTCCGAAGGTGAATAGCCATATTTCTTTTTAAAGCACTGGCTAAAGTAGTGCGGGTTGTTAAATCCGGCCTGATAAGCTGCTTCGGAGACGGAATATTGTCCGCTTTCCAGATATTGAAGCGCCCGTTTCACCCGGATATCACGCACAAACTCTACCGGTGACATACCGGTCAGGCCTTTCAGCTTATTGTAAAAAGTCGTTCGTCCCAAAGTGGTGGACGAGGCAATTTTATCAATATCAAAGTCTGACTCCATCATATTGTCTTCCACGATCTTGATCACATCGCGCAGGAATTTCTCATCCTTATCGGTAATCGTAACCGGGCTTGGAGACAGGTCCATCACCTTCTTCTGGTCTGAAGCAGCTTCCGGTTTCTGGTCGAAACGTTCAAAAAGCTTGCGGCGTTGCTCAAGCAGATTCTGAATACGCACCAACAGGTAATCAACGCTAAATGGTTTCACCACGAAGGCATCAGCGCCGGCACGGTAGCTCTCCACGGAGCTTTCGAGTTCCGTCTTGGCAGTCAGTAACACGACAGGAATGTGACTGGTACTGAAATCCTGCTTAATCGCACTGGTCAGTTGCAGACCATCCATCACCGGCATCATCAGGTCGGTAAGCACGATATCCGGCAACACATCCTTCACCAGTTTCAATGCCTCTTCACCATTGGTCGAAGTATAGACCTGATACATGGAGTCGAGATTGATACGAAGGAATTCCCGCAAATCAGGATCATCTTCTGCAATCACAATCTTCGGTGCATTGCCTGACAGCTTGGCTGCCTGTTGGGTTTCCGTAATTTTTTCGGCTTCAAGCGACTGATAGTATGGTAAATAATCGCGAACACTCTTCGATTCGGTTTCAAAATCAACGTCTTCCGGTTTGAAATGCTCTTTGCCAACCTGAAGCCAGACGATAAACAATGCTCCCTGATTCTCGTGGCTATCTACCTCAATCTCGCCACCGTGCAACTCAATCAACTCTTTACACAATGAAAGACCGATACCCGCTCCACGGAACAGCTCTTTGGTTGCCGATGCACTTTGTCCGAATCGTTCAAACAGGTTACGCAATTTATCATCGGAGATACCTACCCCATTATCTTGAATCTTAATCGCCATCCAGCCCTCTCTATCTGCTTTGGTTACTACCTCAACAGTAATGGAACGTCCTTCCGGGGTAAATTTGAAGGCATTTGACAACAAATTAAAAATAACTATATCAATGCGATACGGGTCCATCCACATATCCAGTTCCGGGGTATCGGTTTTAAAGTGATAATGAATTTTCTTATCATCTGCCGATTGCTTGAAGTGATTGTAAATGCTTTGCATAAACTCTACAATCTCAACCTGGGAAATGCGCAGACGCATCTTGCGTGACTCTGTCTTCTGGAAGTCAAGGATTTGGTTGATGTGACGCAACATACGGCGGCTATTTTTCTCTGCCAATACCAGCTGTTCCTTCGATTTATTATCCAATGAACCGTGGGAAAGCAGGTTCTCCAGCGTTCCCATAATTAACGAAAGCGGGGTGCGCAGTTCATGGGAAATATTGGTAAACACCTTGAGCTTCAGATCTGAAACAGCCTGCTCAACCTTGATCTTATTTTTAATACGGGTAATGAAAATCATCAGGCGATACCCGATATAAGCCAAAGCGCCCAATAGAACCAGATAAAACAGGTATGCCCACCAGGTTGCCCAGAAAGGAGGTCGAACTACAACGAGCAATTCCTTCACCTCTGCATGTTCAAAATCGCCTGTTGCACTACATTTTACCTGGAAATAATATTTACCCGGAGGAATGTTGGTGTAAGTGGCACGTCGTTCATTTTTGGCAAATGTCCACTCCTTATCCAGTCCTTTCAGGCGATATGCATACTGTAACTTGGAGGGGCTGTGATAACCGACTCCTGCAAATTCGATGGTAAACGACGATTGGTCATATTTTAGTTTCACCTTATCATACTCCAGATCTGCATCTTCCTCCCGACGTTGTATCGGGATTATTTCGTTATAGGAACGGAATTCAACAAAGTCCAGGTAGAAATTCCCCTTCTGCATGAGTATACGTTTGGGATCAACCACCAGTATGCCATTGAAAGTAGGGAACAATAGGTTGCCATCAAATCGTTGTATAGCTTCTGCTTCAGAGAAGTTGACATCGTTCAGCCCGTCAGCGTCTCCATAATTCTGAATTTTTCCGCTTTGAGGATCGTATTGCGTCAGGATATTTTCAGAGGTAAACCACAGTTTATGCGCCTTATCTTCGGTGATATTCAGGATGATATCATTGTTCAGCAGATTCCGCGCACTGATTACTTTAAACCTCGGCTTCTCACCCGGCTGAAATGCTCTTTCCATGCAGGCAAGTCCGCCGCCAAAGGTAGCCAGCCACATTCGGTTCTGATGATCGCGGAAAATATCTGTAACGTTATTTCCGGGCAATGATTCAGGATCCTGAGGATCGTGTGAAAGATAGGTGTAGCTGAAGTCCTGCGGTCTTTTTTCCTTCATGATAACCACCCCGTTGGTCGTTGCCACCCATATATTACCGGCTCCATCCTCTGCCAGATTACGGATTTTATCACAATCAAAGATCGGATAATTATCAAGTCCGTTCCCTGCATTCAGAAAACGAATGCCATCTTTACTTTCATATACAAGATTGATTCCACCGCCGTAGGCACCTATCCAGATACGACCTTTCCGGTCTTCCAGAATGGAATAAATCGTATGCCCCGAAATTGAATTCTTGTTGTCAGGACTATAAGGATAATGGGTAAATGTGATCTGCATCGTTTTGGGATCGGTAATGACTCCTTTAAACAACCCATTTCCTTTAGTTCCAATCCAGACATTTCCTTTACGATCCACCAGAATAGCATAAGGAGGTCCGCTATACAGGGAGCCATCTCCGGCTGTATAGGTACGAATCAATTGATTGTTACGGTCAAATACATTTAACTTACCATCCCGGGTTCCGGTCCAGATGTGCCCCATCCGATCCTGATAAATGGCACGGATATCATTGCTTAAAGCTGATGCCGAAGGTTGAATAAAACGGAATGGCAATGTATGGAAACTATATTTATAAATTCCTTTGCGGTAAGTTCCCAGCCACAGGTCATCATTTTTATCAAAGAATGCACTGCAAATCACATCAGAAAATAACCGTGAAGTAGTGGCCTCGTTGTTAAAATAGACCATCTGGTTGGTCTGGCGGTTGTAACGGCAAAACTCACCATAGCTAAACACGCACCACAATTCTCCTTTATGGTTTTCAAACATAAACTGTCCGCCACTTCGGATGATCGTACTTTTCGGGTCTGCATTAATAAAGGTAGATGAACTTCCGGTATTGGAATTGTAGTATCCTACCCCGGCAGCCTGCAACGTGAACCACACCAGCCCTTGTTTATCAATATAAATCAACGGCTCTGAAGCCAGTGCCGCACGATTCGCCAATGGTTTCACCGTATGCAGTAGTACGTCAAATTCGAGCAACCCTTCCCGGTTATCAAGTACGTAAAGTTTGTTTTTGTACTGTTTCGTCAGGATGACAGAGTGGCCCATCAGATAACCGGTAAACGAGCGGGTTGTTTTATCATACTGGTAAATGCCATTATCAGAGCTAAACCAGAGATAGCGTCCCGAATCGTTCAACGAATTAAACCGACGGCTTCCGTTATATGAATCGTCATCATTTTTCCGTGCCTGTAGATAAGGGGTTATCTTAGCGGCCAGGCGGGCATCGGAACTAACCGTTATGCGATTCAGTCCGTTGTCTGTACCAATCCAGATATTTTTCTGATTATCTTCTGAGACAAACTGTACATTGTCATTGGAAAGACGGTATTCGCTATTGGTCACAGAAAAATGCTGAACCACCGCTGCTTTGGTGCCGGGGTCTGTAATTACCCGAAAACAACCCTGATTCTGGCTGATTAGCCAGATATCTCCATTAGAGGCTTCAACCGGTCGTCCTTTAAATTTGATATTAAGATTCTTGTATTCCGGCAGGCTGTGCGGAATATCCTGGAAGATTTCCGTATTGGGATTGAACCGATAGATGCGGTTATCATAGGTAGATACCCACAAATAACCGTTCTTTGCAATGGAGAATGAGTTGATGCGGTTATTGAGCAACGAGGAACGGCTCGTGGCATTCGACTTGTAAACGGAGAAACGGCTGCCGTCAAACTTATTCAATCCGTCCCAGGTAGCAATCCAGAGATAACCTTTCTTGTCCTGGTTGATGTACATGACCGCATTCTGTGAAAGGCCTTCGTTTGTGCCAAATCTTTCGACCGAATACTTGTCGGCCGCAACGGCATTTGCAGAAAACAGACCTCCCAATAGCAATAAGGTGAGTAGTTTTCTCCGGATATCAGACAACAATAATGTGTGTTTCTTCATGACAGATAATTAAAATCTGAACGGGTGTAAATAGCGTAAGGGTTAATTACAGATACTTGTATAACAAACAAAATGCTCTGTTTGGCAAAGATAGAGACAAATTTCTTAGGTTTAGGTTTAATGCCATTTGAAATAACATACCCGGGGTCCGACATCTACCTGATTTACCGGGTGGCAAAAAAAGGGCATTTCCGGCTAATTAAAACACACTATTTGTCAAAATACTTTCAGAAAATATCACCTGACAGATTCGTCTCTGAATCAGTTATTAACCCACCTAAAAGTCTGAAAACGGTATCCGTCTTTGCAGATACCGTTTTCATTTAATAATATAAACCGTTGGAACTAAATCCGGTTACTTTATCTCCAGTTTTACCCGCAACCGGTTCCAATATTTCGGGGCATAAACAAATACGTCATCGTTTGTGTACGGTGTATTATCCGCACCGGCATAGACCTGAATCAGATTATGTGTATCAAATCCAATCGTAGAATACATGGTAATTGTCTGTCCTTCGTCGGGCATAGTCACGGTCATCGGGGTAAAATTATTACACCGGACCAATGGTGTCGGATTGCCACTGTAACTTAGATTGTTCCAGAAGGGAAATCGTTGCGCTTCCGGCAATTCCACGCCCTTGTATTGGTAAATATAAGTTGAATCTGTGTTGCCAAAGATATAACCGCCCGGTGTACCACTGTTGAATTGTCGGAACAACGGAGAAACCATCGGCCCTTCATTCATTTTGACAATATATTTACCTTTTGCTGCGTCATAGGTTATGGATGAATTGCCTCCCAATAGATTCATTAACGCACTATTTCCCAAACTAAGCAGGGGTTTATATTCGTCAGGTAACTCAAACTCCTGATACAAATAGACGGGTGTGAAGGTGAAAAAGTTAAAGGTCACCTGCTTCTGTTTGAAAATGCCATCCCACTTATCGGTACTGTACAAAATCGGATCAACCGTAACCTCCTGGTTTCCGGAAAAATCGGCATAAGTTGCCGTTTCATACCGGGGATCACCGTCGTGTCCATCCACAAAGGAGATCATGTGGCATTTGGGATCAGCCTGACTCCATACATCCTGATACATCAGCATCCCTATTTTGGATGAATAATGATAAGGAGTAATGCTGGTAACGTAAGCACCGAATTGGGGGTACAAACTATCAGGTAACGCAGAAACCGAACGAAAAGCTTCTGTGGAAGTGGTATATTTCAACTTGTAGTTGATAGTTCCGGCTTCTTTGCAACCGAACAAAGAGACGATAATGAGCAAAAGCAGTAGTTTTGTTTTCATAGATTTAGGTTTTTACAAATTCAAAGATAATCAAAAAATCAGAATCCGATAATGTAAAAAAATAGTCCCGAACTACGCCGGATCCATTGCATTCACACACCAAACCATCGAAATAGAAATTCCAAACCTTGAAAAGCTATGGGATATAAGTCTCCAAAAGTTTAGCATTTTTACGGGGGGAAATAGTCACATCGGCAATTGATGCAGGAACCAATACTGACTCACCTTGTTCAACTGCCACTTCATAACCATTCCTATCGGTTATCACAACACTTCCTACTAAACAGATATAAACCACAAAAGAGTCTTTATCCAGATTGTCCCTTTCAATACTGCAGCTTGAAAGCTGAATCATATTAGTCTCGAAATAGGGACAGGAAACCAGTGAAGCTGAGCCATTCTCAACTCTTTCATACACCGTTTTGTATTCCGGATAAAGGGTATAATCAATGGCGTCTTTA containing:
- a CDS encoding dihydrodipicolinate synthase family protein, with the translated sequence MSNSTLPRPLKGIIPPLVTPLLDSDTLDKEGFERLINHVIAGGVHGLFILGTTGEAQSLSYRLRHEVIEETCRIVDGRVPVLVGITDTSIVESVNLAKKAADCGAAAVVSAPPYYYATAQPELTDFYKHLTEQLPLPLFLYNMPVHTKVSFSPATIRTLAQNPKIVGFKDSSGSGSYFQAVCQEMRDMPEFSLLVGPEEMTAESVLLGAHGGVNGGANMFPSLYVELYNASVAGDLEKVRELQQKVLAISRAVYNVGQYGSSYLKGVKCVLGLLGICSDKLAEPFQHFLPREREIVRKAVEALNLGVTLKE
- a CDS encoding sugar phosphate isomerase/epimerase family protein — translated: MKNTNTSFWQAALLMLVCSLFLFPENAFSVKKQRYKVSVCDWMILKRQKLGEFKLASEIGADGVTVDMGGLGTRENFDNKLVEDSMRVIFRKEAAKYKVEMSTIAMSAFYGQSFAKRPDAVRLVGTAIETMKLMKVKEGFLPIENPNLVTSPEFTSTVIARLKEVAKMAEKAKVVIGIQSQISASEMVKILDAVGSRSIKATVNFANIISGNRDICSELKVFGKNRIAQIHVSNTDSVWIQNDSKLDMSKVKATLDKMGWSGWLVVERSRDVKDVHNVKKNYGANAVYLKSVFQGK
- a CDS encoding two-component regulator propeller domain-containing protein, with protein sequence MKKHTLLLSDIRRKLLTLLLLGGLFSANAVAADKYSVERFGTNEGLSQNAVMYINQDKKGYLWIATWDGLNKFDGSRFSVYKSNATSRSSLLNNRINSFSIAKNGYLWVSTYDNRIYRFNPNTEIFQDIPHSLPEYKNLNIKFKGRPVEASNGDIWLISQNQGCFRVITDPGTKAAVVQHFSVTNSEYRLSNDNVQFVSEDNQKNIWIGTDNGLNRITVSSDARLAAKITPYLQARKNDDDSYNGSRRFNSLNDSGRYLWFSSDNGIYQYDKTTRSFTGYLMGHSVILTKQYKNKLYVLDNREGLLEFDVLLHTVKPLANRAALASEPLIYIDKQGLVWFTLQAAGVGYYNSNTGSSSTFINADPKSTIIRSGGQFMFENHKGELWCVFSYGEFCRYNRQTNQMVYFNNEATTSRLFSDVICSAFFDKNDDLWLGTYRKGIYKYSFHTLPFRFIQPSASALSNDIRAIYQDRMGHIWTGTRDGKLNVFDRNNQLIRTYTAGDGSLYSGPPYAILVDRKGNVWIGTKGNGLFKGVITDPKTMQITFTHYPYSPDNKNSISGHTIYSILEDRKGRIWIGAYGGGINLVYESKDGIRFLNAGNGLDNYPIFDCDKIRNLAEDGAGNIWVATTNGVVIMKEKRPQDFSYTYLSHDPQDPESLPGNNVTDIFRDHQNRMWLATFGGGLACMERAFQPGEKPRFKVISARNLLNNDIILNITEDKAHKLWFTSENILTQYDPQSGKIQNYGDADGLNDVNFSEAEAIQRFDGNLLFPTFNGILVVDPKRILMQKGNFYLDFVEFRSYNEIIPIQRREEDADLEYDKVKLKYDQSSFTIEFAGVGYHSPSKLQYAYRLKGLDKEWTFAKNERRATYTNIPPGKYYFQVKCSATGDFEHAEVKELLVVVRPPFWATWWAYLFYLVLLGALAYIGYRLMIFITRIKNKIKVEQAVSDLKLKVFTNISHELRTPLSLIMGTLENLLSHGSLDNKSKEQLVLAEKNSRRMLRHINQILDFQKTESRKMRLRISQVEIVEFMQSIYNHFKQSADDKKIHYHFKTDTPELDMWMDPYRIDIVIFNLLSNAFKFTPEGRSITVEVVTKADREGWMAIKIQDNGVGISDDKLRNLFERFGQSASATKELFRGAGIGLSLCKELIELHGGEIEVDSHENQGALFIVWLQVGKEHFKPEDVDFETESKSVRDYLPYYQSLEAEKITETQQAAKLSGNAPKIVIAEDDPDLREFLRINLDSMYQVYTSTNGEEALKLVKDVLPDIVLTDLMMPVMDGLQLTSAIKQDFSTSHIPVVLLTAKTELESSVESYRAGADAFVVKPFSVDYLLVRIQNLLEQRRKLFERFDQKPEAASDQKKVMDLSPSPVTITDKDEKFLRDVIKIVEDNMMESDFDIDKIASSTTLGRTTFYNKLKGLTGMSPVEFVRDIRVKRALQYLESGQYSVSEAAYQAGFNNPHYFSQCFKKKYGYSPSEFLKQRSSDNEKGDE